One Paroedura picta isolate Pp20150507F chromosome 16, Ppicta_v3.0, whole genome shotgun sequence genomic region harbors:
- the LOC143826540 gene encoding vomeronasal type-2 receptor 26-like: MKDPLPVPHEWYQPGDVLVGEIVSHIFYYLHEITFSRDPAQELYRDPYVVTKFYQHALALVFAVKETNDNPKILSNATLGFHIYDSYYDMRMTYRTTLDLLYKVHRYFPNYGCDSHKDLMTVIGGLTSDISFHMSDLLTLYKIPQLTYGSFAPEERNAKQSPSFYRMVPDEAHQNMGLIQLLLHFRWTWVGLFAVADDSGEHFLKGLEPLISQNGICLAFSHRFPKQYHWDYVDPVTDVLLDIYLPFRDSKANTFMFYGESMALIAFTTYMYLGRNVFPEMVSLRKIWIMTAQVDFALTGLHRAWDFQFFHGTIFFAIHSNQVLGFQSFLQDIKPYCEQGNGFLKEFWEQAFDCSYSNPQEGIMINGTCTGEEKLENLPRNLFELQMTGHSYSIYNAVYAVAHTLHAMFSSRSYLRSRHGGQGGGYQDLQPWQTRSISVCNDYCHPGYHKKKKEGAPFCCYDCLPCPEGKISEQRDMDDCIPCPSDQYPTKERDGCIPKTMSFLSFEEPLGTTMASVAVSFVLMTTVVLGIFIKHKDTPIVKANNRDITYILLIALLLCFLSSLLFLGQPSKATCYFRQSAFSIIFSIAVSCVLAKTITVMVAFMATKPGSRMRKWMGKRLANSVVLSCSLIQVGISVVWLTTSPPFPDFDLLSLAEEIVLQCNEGSVVMFYTVLGYMGLLSLISLFVAFQARKLPDTFNEAKFITFSMLIFCSVWLCFIPTYLGTKGKPTVALEIFSILFSSAGLLGCIFFPKCYRIVLRPDLNRREDLIRGKK, from the exons TGTGGTGACAAAGTTCTACCAACATGCTCTAGCCTTGGTCTTTGCTGTCAAAGAGACGAACGACAATCCTAAGATCTTGTCCAATGCTACTCTTGGATTCCACATCTATGATAGCTACTATGACATGAGGATGACGTATCGTACCACCCTTGACCTGCTCTATAAAGTACATCGATATTTTCCTAATTATGGATGTGATTCCCATAAAGACCTAATGACCGTCATTGGGGGACTTACTTCTGATATCTCTTTCCACATGTCAGACCTCCTAACTCTCTACAAGATTCCACAG CTGACATATGGATCATTTGCTCCAGAGGAGAGAAATGCAAAACAGTCCCCTTCCTTTTACCGCATGGTCCCCGATGAAGCCCATCAAAATATGGGGCTCATCCAGTTACTTCTCCATTTCCGATGGACGTGGGTTGGGCTTTTTGCCGTGGCTGATGACAGTGGAGAACATTTCTTAAAAGGACTAGAGCCACTGATTTCACAAAATGGCATCTGTTTGGCTTTCAGCCACAGGTTCCCTAAGCAGTATCATTGGGATTACGTGGACCCTGTTACTGATGTCCTCTTAGATATTTATCTCCCTTTCAGAGACAGCAAGGCCAATACTTTTATGTTCTACGGAGAATCTATGGCACTTATAGCATTCACCACGTACATGTATCTAGGCAGGAATGTATTTCCAGAAATGGTATCATTGAGAAAGATATGGATTATGACAGCCCAGGTTGATTTTGCATTAACAGGCCTTCACAGGGCCTGGGATTTTCAGTTCTTCCATGGAACCATCTTCTTTGCAATTCACTCCAACCAAGTCCTTGGATTCCAGAGCTTTCTGCAGGACATAAAACCTTACTGTGAGCAAGGAAATGGATTTCTTAAGGAATTCTGGGAGCAAGCATTTGACTGTTCTTATTCAAATCCCCAGGAGGGAATAATGATCAATGGAACCTGTACTGGGGAGGAGAAGCTAGAGAATCTTCCCAGGAATCTTTTTGAATTGCAGATGACAGGTCACAGTTACAGCATCTACAATGCAGTCTATGCTGTGGCACACACTTTGCATGCCATGTTTTCATCCAGATCCTATCTCAGATCAAGGCATGGAGGTCAAGGAGGGGGATACCAAGATCTGCAGCCTTGGCAG ACGCGGTCCATTTCTGTGTGCAACGACTACTGCCACCCTGGCTATcataagaaaaagaaggaaggggcGCCATTTTGTTGCTACGATTGTCTCCCTTGCCCAGAAGGGAAGATTTCAGAACAAAGAG ATATGGATGATTGTATCCCATGTCCAAGTGATCAGTATCCAACCAAGGAGCGGGATGGTTGCATTCCAAAGACAATGAGCTTCCTATCTTTCGAAGAACCTTTAGGAACTACAATGGCTTCCGTTGCTGTTTCTTTCGTTCTGATGACTACTGTAGTGCTAGGGATTTTCATTAAACACAAAGACAcccccattgtcaaagccaaTAACCGGGATATCACCTACATCCTTCTCATTGCCCTCCTGCtctgcttcctgtcttccttGCTTTTTCTTGGCCAGCCAAGTAAGGCAACCTGCTACTTTCGACAATCTGCTTTCAGCATCATCTTCTCCATTGCTGTGTCTTGTGTGTTGGCCAAGACCATTACTGTGATGGTCGctttcatggccaccaaaccagggtccaggatgaggaagtggATGGGGAAACGGCTGGCTAACTCAGTTGTCCTTTCCTGCTCCCTCATCCAAGTAGGCATTTCTGTGGTGTGGCTAACAACTTCTCCCCCATTCCCAGATTTTGATTTGCTGTCACTGGCTGAAGAGATCGTACTACAATGTAATGAAGGGTCTGTGGTCATGTTCTACACTGTCCTGGGTTATATGGGACTTCTGTCCCTCATCAGCCTGTTTGTGGCCTTCCAAGCCAGGAAGCTGCCTGATACTTTCAacgaagccaagttcatcaccttcagcatgctgatcttctgcagtgtttggctgTGTTTCATTCCGACCTACCTGGGCACCAAAGGAAAACCCACGGTAGCTCTGGAGATCTTTTCTATCTTATTCTCTAGTGCTGGTTTGCTAGGCTGTATCTTTTTCCCCAAATGCTACAGGATTGTGTTGAGACCTGACCTGAACAGGAGAGAGGACctaatcagggggaaaaaataa